The sequence CCACGTGCAGGGCGGCGTCGCCCCGGGCCAGCACGTCGCTTGTCGCCATCCGCCCGAACATAGCCGCATCGAGGCCAGCGGCGTGGGTTAAGGCTTTCAGGTTTTTCTTGAGGTCGCGTTTGCTAATGTCGCGCATCGCGTCGGCGGCCTCCCCGGCGGTATCTTTGTCCAGGTCCAGAGGGGCGTCGTCGGGTTCTTCGGCTTCCCAAAAGATGGGGAAGTCTTCGCGAACGGCGTCGATCTTTTCGGCGGCGAGGCTACGCACGTAACGCACCTCGGGGACGCCCAGCACCACGATCTGATTGGTGTTCAGATCCTCGAGTGCGTCGGCGGGCTTCTCCGGAATGATGAAGTCGCGCGTTGCGGTCTTGGTGGCTTTTTTGTCGGAGAGGAGCCGCTCCTTTAGCGCAAAGGTCACGGCGCGCACCAGCGGGGCCGGGTAGCCGTCGTCGATGAGCGGCTGGGCGACCCGCTTCTGGAACGTGCGACGCGACCGAACAGCCATCTCGGCACCGGCGTCGCGCAGGGCATGCGCGCCGTCGTAGTTGCGCCAGTGGTACTTGAGGCACTGCGAGGAGACGCGGGTGCGCGTGCTCCCGCCAAACGGCAGGGCTTTGGCAAAGCCCGCGTCGTCGCGGTTGAGCAACGTGGCTGGATAGGACGTGAGGGTGTGCAGTTGGATAAACATACGTGGTATGCGTGATGAATGAGGTTGGTACAGGGTGTTCAACGTGTGTTTGTGGAGGGACACACAGCCGTACGTCGGCGCGCGGGAAGACACGCCCGGCAAGCATTCAGTCGTCTTGCTCCTGCGCGTACAGGGCGCGGTAATAGGAGCGTGCAATCGTGAGTCGCACGTCGTTCGCGTGCGGGGCCCCTAGGCTAAAGATGAGGCGGCGCGCGTCGTCCCAGTTGGCGGACTGCTCTTTGCTGGCCAGGTATTGCGCCATGCGGCGCATCAGTGGGGGCAAGGCATCGGCGCCGGCTTCCATGAGGCGTACGAAGCGCATCTCCGACCACCCGGCCGTGGCCAGCGCTTGCCCCAAAGGCACGTTGTAGTCGTGCAAACCGGGTACGTACGCCATGCACAGGGCCAAAAGCCCCCAGCGGCGCTCCCAGTCGTCCTGCGACGCCCAGCCGGGGGCATCAAGCTGATCGGTCTGTTCGAGGAGGCGCCACAGCGCCGGCGTCACCGGTGCCTCGGGATTGACGCGGCGCAGCATGGCAATTTCGCCGGTTGAGAGGAAGCCGGGGTTCGCAAGCAATCCGGCCATGGTCCCAACGGCTTCGCTAGGGGTTTGGGATTTGTTATCTGTCGTAACTTCGGGAGCTGCGGGGTCTGGCATGGGGTTGGGATTGTGGGTGAGAGCAAAACAGCGGGTTGCACCGGCCTATAACTACGTAGCGGGTGCCTCGGTGGTACGGGGCGCAGACGCCTGATTGGGAAAGGCTTTCGGAAGCTGCTCCCGCAGCGTGCCCCAGAAAATGGACTGCGCGGTGCTTCGGGCGCGCCAGTAGCGCGTGGCGGTACGCGGCGTGCGCGTCTCGGCGTCGTGGAACTGCGTCTCGGCCGCGTCGCGGAGGACGCGCTGCCAGTCGGCCGCGGCTTCGTCCGGGTCCATCGCAACCGAGGCCCACAGCTTCGGGAAGAAGGCGTTGTCCACCGCGCGGTCGAACGCCTCCAGCCACGGCTGCACCGCGTCGCCGTCTACGTCGTCGGGGTTGCCGCCATTCAGAAGGGTGCCTACGGCACGGTACAAAACCTTCGACTGCACGGTGCCCGCCTGCTCGATGCGCGCCTGGGCCCGGGCGGCTAGCTGCTCGCGCTCGGTCTTCCGCCCAAACAACGTGGCGACCTTCTTGGGCACAGCCACAATGCGGTGATGCAGCCCCTCCGTTTTGCCCTGCCCGCGCACCAGCGTTTGGGCTACGAGGTACAACAATCCGTCATCGCCGGCACGCACCTCTAGCGCGGGCGGCTTTTGGTAGTCGCCCGAAAGCAAGATCTGATGCAGTTTCTGGTACGTGAAGCCATTGCCGCCCAGCGTGAGGGCCTTCGCCTCGCCTTTGTCGATGGGCGTCCACGGGTCGCCGGTGATGCCGTTGAGGTCGTCGGGCGCGTCGATGCGGGCGGCCTTTGTGCTTGTGCGCCAGCAGGTGAGCGTGCCGTCTTCGTCGGCGGTGAAGCGAATCCGGCGGCAGACCTCAATGAAGTACGGATCGAGCGCCTCCAGCGACAGCGTGCTGTTTTTGGCGCCGTCCCACGGAATCGTCCAGAGCAGCGCCGGACCGTTGAGATCGTAGCGTTCCGCGAGCGAGCCGCGGGCATCGAGCAGCACCTGCACGTCGCGCCGGAAGCGGCGCCCCCATTCCAGAGCTGGCGAGAGCCCCACCAGCGGGCGGTTGCCGAGCCCGCCGTTCATGCGGGCAATGCCGTAGTTGTACCGGCCCGAGTACCCTTCCAGTGTTTGAAGTGTAATCAGCGCATAGATCCAGTGCGCGGGCCGCGGTTGGGTGATGCGGGCAACTTTCAGATCGTGGTTCTTCGAGGCGACGAGGTAGTCGAGGGTGTCGGGCGTAGGCAGGTCGTCTTTGAAGCCGTCGAGGCGCCCCTCGGGCACAGGTGGCTGCAAGAACGCGGGCTGCGCGAGGTCGTCCACTACCAGGTGCCACGCGGCGCCGTTATCGTCGGCGAGGGCAAGAAGGGCCGTGCGCCAGCGCTTCGGAGATGCCGGCACCGGGCCGCCCATGGCGCGGGCCGCGCAGAGGGCTCCCAGCTGCACGAGGAACTGATACCACGGCTGCTGCTGATGCGCCTGTAGGGCCTCGAAGCTGGTGATGGCGGGCGCGTCGGCATCGGCAAGCCGGTGCAGCACGGCGGGCAACGTCAGGGCCTCCACAGCATCATCGGCACTGCGAGCACGGAAAAGCGGATCGTCGAGCAAGCTGTAGGTCATCATGGTAGGCAGGTGTGAGGCGGTATAGTGAGCTGTTTCCCCAACGGCTGCAAGGAAACGTACGAATCGACCGATGCCAGGGTGGACATTCCGTGTCCAGCCCAAGATGTCGTGGTGCAGAAGGACGCTGCTGCACCCAGAAGCGGCGCATGCGTTTTAGAGTATGCACATCGTGCACCTTTCCGCTCATACGAGGGCATACTGATGCGTATCACGGCCACGGTACCGGATGAGCTTGGGGCGGCGGTGAAGGAGCAGACCGACAACGTGTCGGCCTTCGTCGCAGAGGCGCTGCAGGAAAAACTCGACCGGCTGCATCGGCGCGCGGCCCGCGAACGGCTGCTGAAACGGGCCGGGTCGGGTGGCGTCGACGCGTCCTCCGATCATGTGCTGCGCGAAGAGCGTCGGTCCGATGAGCGTATATGACCGCGTTGGGGTGGATACGGGCATGATCTAACTCGCCGTCCAACATCTGCCGGACAAGTCCTCGTGTGTGCTTGGTGGTTTGTGCCATCGTTCCGGAGATTAGCTGAGCAACACGTTTTGGGATGTTGTCCATTCGCTTTCTATCATCGGTCTGTGGTGCGTGTGAGCCCGAAGCGGTCGTAGCGGAAGGCGTGACCGGCGAATTGAAACCGGAATCCGCCGTCGAAGGCCTGTACATCGGTTGCGTCTTCGGTATCGGGCGGGCCGCCGAGTTGCCACTCGCTCACCGACAGCTCGGTAAGTGGTGTCTTTCCAAGGGGGCCCATCATCGCGTCAGGAAGCACGATGCGATGGGTGTTCTGCCCGAGGCGCGTCTTGATCTGGTCAAGCGCGTCCCCGAACAGCTCTTCGCCAAACGGCTGCGACCGGTCGTACGTGGCCAGGTCGTGCAGCATGCGGTCGGCGCTGGCCTTGCCCATGATGTGCTTCTGGTGGGCCGCCCATCGCTCGTCGCCCGCCGTTACGATCGCGCGCAACACCTCGGGATGGGTGGCGTGCTCCACGAGGCGGCGGTTGTCGTGCGGGATGTCCCACGCGCCGCCCGCTTCCAGCACCTGCCACGCAGCTTCCACCATGCGCAGGTCTTGGTAGACGGTGCCCAGGCCGTGCGGACCCTTCAGCGCCTTGCCCTCAGGCGTAAGGGCGGCGGTGAGATCGCGCCCTGCGGGGGTGAGGACGAGGCACCGGGCCGTAGCATATCCGTCGGGCCGCGGGCGGGTGTGGCGGTGCAACCGGCCGATGCGTTGCAAGAGCACATCCATCGGACAGAGGTCGGTGAGCAGCAGGTCCGCGTCGATGTCGAGAGACTGCTCCACGGTCTGCGTAGCAACCACCACGCGGCCGTCGGCCGTAGAGCGCGCGTCTTTGCCGTACACCGCTTCGATGCGCCGGTCGAGCAGGCGGCGGTCGTCGGGGGCAAAGCGCGAGTGGTGCGGGGCGGGCGTGCCGTTGATGCCAAACAGCAATCCTGCATCGTCTGCCTCCGCTTCGAGGGCGCGCTGCACGGCCTTGCAGTCGTCCACCAGGTTGCGGATGATAAGCACGCGGGCGCCCTCGCGGGTGGCCTCCAGCGCTCGGCGGGCAATGGCCTGCGGGTCGTCGGCGATGGGCACAAGCGACGGCTCCACCGTTTTCTGTTGATCGGACGAGGCGGCGTGCGTTGCTTCGGGATGCTGGCGTGCGGCGTCGACGTGCGTCACGAGCGGATAGGCGGTGACGGTGGCGGCGTCCAGCGACGGCGTTTGCCCCGTGCCACCGGTGGCAAGATGCGTGCGGGCCGCGGCGCCCAGGGTGGCCGACATCAAGAGCGCGTGGCCGCCGGCCGACAGGTGCCGGTCGAGCACCCGGTCGGTGACGGCCGTCATGTACACGTCCGAGGCGTGCACCTCGTCGATCACCAGGAAGTGGCGCAGCAGCGCGGCGGCGCGCATGTGGGCGTGGCTGGCCTGCAGGGCCGAAAGCAGCACCTGATCGATGGTGCCCACGGCGATGGGTGCGGCGAGGTAGCGCTTCGACGTTTCGGCCGCCCAGCCGCGATGCTCAATTTCGTCGTCCCAGCGCACCTTAAACCCCGGAAGGCGCGTGCCTTCGGTGTCATCGGCCTTCAGGTAGCCCGGCACGGCCTGCACCACGGGCGGGCGGCGGTCCTCGGGAAAGATGCGCCGCACGGTATCGGTTACGCGTTCATGGAGCTGCGTGGCGGCACTGCGGGTGGGAACGGCAAAGTAGAGCGCATCGACCTGCCCCGCCTGAAAGAGGCGCATGAAGCGCGCAAGGGCGGCCTCCGTCTTGCCCGACCCCGTGTCCGATTCCAGAATCGACAGGCTGCCGCTGTCGTGAATAGGCAGCGCCTGCACCGCCTCCTGCATCGGGTACGGGGTCCATCCCCCCAAGATCGGCCCAAAACCGACGGGCGCGTCCAACGCGCGGCGGGTCTGCTCGGCATCCAGAAACAGCGTGTCGACGGCCCGGTGGGCACAACGGCGGGCGCGCTCCATCGGGCGTTCTTCGGTGGCATAGTCGAAGAAGCGGGTGTCGGAGCCCATCCAGTCCGCCAGCGTCAGGACGCCGTTGAAGGCGTGCTGCAGCACGGGGGCATCGGGAAACGGACGGGCCTCGGTGAACGCCTTCGGAAACCAGCGCTGCGTGGCCGTCGCGAGTTGATGCAGACCGTCGGCAGGATCGCGGGCGTCGGTGGGGGCCCACAGCCGCTTGTCGAACGATTCTACAGGCACGGGCTTGCCGTGATGTCCCCACGTGGCAAGCAGAAAGTGCATCAGGGTCTCCCCCGTTGGATCGGCCGGAAACCATTCGGCCATTTCCACAATCGGCAACGGCTTTAGCCACCGCATGGGCTCCGGTGCGCTGAGGACGTTAACGATGGGCCGCACATGATCGGCCGTGGGCTTTGCATCGTGGGCAATGTTCTGGAAGCCGTGGTTGACTTTGCCGGCGTCGTGCAGCGCGGCAAAGACGCCCAGGCGCGCCACGTGCACGTCCGAAAGGGCCTCCCAGCCGATGAGCCGCGCCAGGCGATCGCGGAGAACCGTGCGGGTGAGCAACGCTTCGGTGGCGGCCGCCACATCCGCCGCGTGGGCAATGAGCGGATGCCATCCGGTGATAGTGCCGGTGGTGCGGTCGTTGTCCTTGTATTTGAGCTTGGCCCAGAACTGGCGGGGGTGGGGGGTACCGTGCATAGCAGGAATGGATTGGAGCAGAGGCGCGATGGAAAGACAACCGGGCGGTGCGAACGTAACGTCTCCGGTAGCATGCGAAATGCTTCCGTTGCTCGCGGCCCGCGGTTGTGGGTGTGACGTGCTTCAACATAGCCGGCGTTCAGCAGCGAGGTGGACATTCGGTGTCCACTTTGCCTGCAATGTAGCCCTCCTCACGGGGCCCACTGCATCCGTTGCACGCCGGCTTCCCGTAGCGTGCGGAGTCCGAGTTGGTCGATGAGCGCCCAAAAGAGGGCCCGCGTCGCCCGCGCGTCGACCGGGGCGGTGTGCAAAGGGCCGCTGGGCGTGATCTGGAAGTGCGTGAGCAGCGTGCCGAGGCGATGGTTGGGCACCGGCAGGTTGGCCCGGCGGGCCAGCGCGAGCGTGTCGAGGCCCCAAAGCTGCGGGCCGCGCTGCCCGAGACGATCGGCTTCGCGCGCCACAAACCGCACATCAAAGGCCAGATGATGGCCCACCACCACGTGTTCACTGAGCGCGGCGAACAGCGCGTCAAGGTGACGGGCCAGCGCGGCATCGTAGCCGGATGCGGAGGGATCGGCCGTCCCGTGCAGCACCAATCCGCGATGATCCACCAGTGCCGTCTCGGTGATGCGCGCGCCGCGGTCGGGGCGCAAGCCGGTGGTCTCGATATCAAAGAAACGCAGCGGTGCAACCGATATCGGACCGTCGGCCCACGGGCTGTGCATGCGCATGCCATCGCTCCGGTGCAACGCCGGAGGCTACACGTCGTCCAGCAGCTTCCGGGCGTCTTCCTTGTGCCGCGGATCATCCGGGTCCTTCACGGGCATCTGAAGGGCTATATTGAGGTGCTTGCGCGCCGGGTCTTCCTCGTCCATTTTCATGTACGTGCGCGCAAGCTCCACGTGATGAATAATTTTGTCTTCGAGGCGGATGGCCGTTTTGAAGTCGCGAACGGCTTGTTCAAACGATGCCTCGGGCAGGCCGCCG comes from Salisaeta longa DSM 21114 and encodes:
- the cas7e gene encoding type I-E CRISPR-associated protein Cas7/Cse4/CasC, which encodes MFIQLHTLTSYPATLLNRDDAGFAKALPFGGSTRTRVSSQCLKYHWRNYDGAHALRDAGAEMAVRSRRTFQKRVAQPLIDDGYPAPLVRAVTFALKERLLSDKKATKTATRDFIIPEKPADALEDLNTNQIVVLGVPEVRYVRSLAAEKIDAVREDFPIFWEAEEPDDAPLDLDKDTAGEAADAMRDISKRDLKKNLKALTHAAGLDAAMFGRMATSDVLARGDAALHVAHAFTTHAQESESDYFTAVDELVTGTGELGSALIQTQDLTSGLFYSYVVVDVPLLVSNIEGVPRADWTDADRALAADVMERFVHILTTVSPGAKRGSTAPYAHAQCLLAEVGTAQPRTLANAFHTPVPQQDVVAGSYKALGRYVKEMDGMYGLQTDRRLAAMGPVDGLTDAVGVDATTTVPDIARWTADQIRTA
- the casB gene encoding type I-E CRISPR-associated protein Cse2/CasB translates to MAGLLANPGFLSTGEIAMLRRVNPEAPVTPALWRLLEQTDQLDAPGWASQDDWERRWGLLALCMAYVPGLHDYNVPLGQALATAGWSEMRFVRLMEAGADALPPLMRRMAQYLASKEQSANWDDARRLIFSLGAPHANDVRLTIARSYYRALYAQEQDD
- the casA gene encoding type I-E CRISPR-associated protein Cse1/CasA, with the protein product MMTYSLLDDPLFRARSADDAVEALTLPAVLHRLADADAPAITSFEALQAHQQQPWYQFLVQLGALCAARAMGGPVPASPKRWRTALLALADDNGAAWHLVVDDLAQPAFLQPPVPEGRLDGFKDDLPTPDTLDYLVASKNHDLKVARITQPRPAHWIYALITLQTLEGYSGRYNYGIARMNGGLGNRPLVGLSPALEWGRRFRRDVQVLLDARGSLAERYDLNGPALLWTIPWDGAKNSTLSLEALDPYFIEVCRRIRFTADEDGTLTCWRTSTKAARIDAPDDLNGITGDPWTPIDKGEAKALTLGGNGFTYQKLHQILLSGDYQKPPALEVRAGDDGLLYLVAQTLVRGQGKTEGLHHRIVAVPKKVATLFGRKTEREQLAARAQARIEQAGTVQSKVLYRAVGTLLNGGNPDDVDGDAVQPWLEAFDRAVDNAFFPKLWASVAMDPDEAAADWQRVLRDAAETQFHDAETRTPRTATRYWRARSTAQSIFWGTLREQLPKAFPNQASAPRTTEAPAT
- a CDS encoding CRISPR-associated helicase/endonuclease Cas3 is translated as MHGTPHPRQFWAKLKYKDNDRTTGTITGWHPLIAHAADVAAATEALLTRTVLRDRLARLIGWEALSDVHVARLGVFAALHDAGKVNHGFQNIAHDAKPTADHVRPIVNVLSAPEPMRWLKPLPIVEMAEWFPADPTGETLMHFLLATWGHHGKPVPVESFDKRLWAPTDARDPADGLHQLATATQRWFPKAFTEARPFPDAPVLQHAFNGVLTLADWMGSDTRFFDYATEERPMERARRCAHRAVDTLFLDAEQTRRALDAPVGFGPILGGWTPYPMQEAVQALPIHDSGSLSILESDTGSGKTEAALARFMRLFQAGQVDALYFAVPTRSAATQLHERVTDTVRRIFPEDRRPPVVQAVPGYLKADDTEGTRLPGFKVRWDDEIEHRGWAAETSKRYLAAPIAVGTIDQVLLSALQASHAHMRAAALLRHFLVIDEVHASDVYMTAVTDRVLDRHLSAGGHALLMSATLGAAARTHLATGGTGQTPSLDAATVTAYPLVTHVDAARQHPEATHAASSDQQKTVEPSLVPIADDPQAIARRALEATREGARVLIIRNLVDDCKAVQRALEAEADDAGLLFGINGTPAPHHSRFAPDDRRLLDRRIEAVYGKDARSTADGRVVVATQTVEQSLDIDADLLLTDLCPMDVLLQRIGRLHRHTRPRPDGYATARCLVLTPAGRDLTAALTPEGKALKGPHGLGTVYQDLRMVEAAWQVLEAGGAWDIPHDNRRLVEHATHPEVLRAIVTAGDERWAAHQKHIMGKASADRMLHDLATYDRSQPFGEELFGDALDQIKTRLGQNTHRIVLPDAMMGPLGKTPLTELSVSEWQLGGPPDTEDATDVQAFDGGFRFQFAGHAFRYDRFGLTRTTDR
- a CDS encoding 3'-5' exonuclease, producing the protein MRMHSPWADGPISVAPLRFFDIETTGLRPDRGARITETALVDHRGLVLHGTADPSASGYDAALARHLDALFAALSEHVVVGHHLAFDVRFVAREADRLGQRGPQLWGLDTLALARRANLPVPNHRLGTLLTHFQITPSGPLHTAPVDARATRALFWALIDQLGLRTLREAGVQRMQWAP